The genomic stretch ATACTGTAGTGGTCAGAGATCCGAGCCGTCAAGGAAGAACACCGGAGTGGATGAAGCTGCCTGCGAAAAGATCGATGTCCATTGGTAACttgcaattaaaataaaacactcaaaataaaatttcttatcAACAGCTTTGCAAATATAAAATCGAGTTTCAGATCATTTTATGTCCTGTGAATATAacattcatcattatcattatcatcgtcatcatcatatgTCATTTACTGAGAGCAATACCCCAGCCAATACCAGGCTTACcactttttacaaaaaaaagataaattgaaAACTGGgtgaaagtaaataattataaaatattcaatgctaacgagcgcgcgcgcacacacacacactacacacagacaGCATTTGCGTGCTTCACTTTAGCGGTTTTAATTGATTATTCGCGGGTTTGCCATTATGCAGCCATAAAATAAGACTTTGGAGCTTTTAAGGCTTACTGCAGAAAATCGCAGACAACAGTCCACTTCTTCACGTTCGTAAACCATAATTTCTTCCTCTGGCCGCTGTGCATTCGATCACCTAGGGACCTTGAAGGACATTCTTCGACAGTGTCATGCCGAGTCACGTGGCCGAACCAGTCCAGTTTACGCCACTTGACTGTGTCCTACGAATGTGTCAAAGTCATTGATTTGATGTTCTCTGTACGAGATCAAGACCATCCTCCTAATTAATTGTTCTCGAATTCCTGCATGGGTTCTCCTTTAATTATTGTAAGCAGAGTTCACTTTTCACCTTCGTAAAGCAGGATGGCACCAAGAGGGATTTGGACACATTATACTTTGTAATAAACCCGATATTGTGACTGCTCCCGATCGACATTGTCCAGCCTACCCATTGCCGCCGCTGCTGTCATGATCCTGCTGCGGATATCTGTTATGGAACTACCATCTTTAGCGTGGCTCTCAAGTACTTCAAGTTTTATGTACCTCTTCGAGCCTGCTTTGACGTTGCCCATGATTGTGACATTTTTCTAATCAGTGATGATTTCCAATCCATATAGGTCcgaactgtcagtctgttggtaagatcTTGTCTGCTATCAGAccgatgtcatctgcaaagcgtagggTGCATATCGGCTTTGGAAGTGTAATGGTCGTGTGAAAGAAAACTTCTATTTGACTTTCCAGCAGTATTGCGCTCATTGAGCTCTTATACGGTTTGATTTTGACAAGACCCTATGTTGAATTTTCACATGactgccagactctgtcaaaagctTCTTTTAAATCGAAGAAGTTGTGATTGAGGTCCcgctgatgttgaagatgtctATCAGGCACGGACCTTCATGTAGGTCTGTGCTATCAGGATGTACCAgctgaagatctgctcaactgtccTCTGCAGCCAGCCTGGCCTGCTGGCAGTTCCTCGGCAGTGATGTTAATGCGTTTCTggattactttcagcatgactttgctttggtttatggttctgtagtttgACACTGTTTTCGGTTTCCTTTCTTTTGAAGGGTATAGCTTCTGACTGTGCCCATTCTGTACGTTCTCAGACTCTTTAACACAGACCAGTGAAGCTCTTTAATTGTTACCTCATCCCCActctgcttgagcagctcagctgggaTGTTGTCAAGGTTCCTTCCTTCCCTCAGACTGCATACCGCTCTTTCGACCTCGTCCGGTAGAATTGGTAGGTCTGCACAACTAATCCACACGTACGCATCCACGAAGAAGTCAATTGAAACACCAACAATGAAAACTCTagacagaagaaggaaaaaactgtGTGCACTTGTgccgtgattttttttaaaatatattttctatataagcttgcgaaaatatttctaaaataattacaatCTTCAGTACTCTTTGGAAATTTTGACTAGAATCATCGTGAAAGAGATTACTGCGTAGGGAAGTGAATTCCACAGTTTTTGGACAGTGTAGGGAAAGGCCCCACTCTCCAAAGCAAGTAGTATCTATCTTTGGGATGGGAAAGTCAAAGGAAGAGCGAATTTGTTTAGCGAGGTCTTTAGACTTTCAGAATGTCGGagtttagagaaaaaagtgacGGATCAAGACTTAGTACTCATTCCGTGCATGCACGGGCAGCCAGTCCAGTGTCGTCGGTAGCGATGTGGCATTGTCATGCTTTTTAATCCTTAGAACGAGTCTCTCACTAAATGGTTTTAGTTGCTTCGATTGTGAGGTAAGTTCTTATCAGATCCGACACATGGcggcaaaagcaaaaaaaaaaaaacataaatatgacaTTGAATCCAATATCCTTGGTCACGTGCTGAGTGCTAGAAAGCTGTGCGCTAaggtttaaacaaaaacaaacacacagacacacaaaagcGCTAGATCCAAGAATAGATGAGCTAGAAGCTGTGGCCAGCAGAACCAGGGTGAACACCAAAGTTTGGGTGACCATTGAGATTTAGAGTGAACCATTTATTCCCCGGCGCCAACCATTTATTGAACActgaaaattgataaaaatatagGAAAATAGATCGATTTCATAAAATCTATCATAGCTCTGAACATAAATGAGAACCACCAATAccagaaaagtattttaaaatgctactgacaaagaacaaacaaatttaaaagggtacttattcttttttattattagttttctaattttaatgtaaagaatttatgataaaatgaaaattaaggGTACAGGAAgctaatgaaaattttaaacatcttttcttccttatcAGGTCCATCTCAGTATGTTCTGAGTCCATgggttttataaaattatatacaatTCAAGATTATCATCAgcatacatacactcacacaagTCTACATACACTTGCACCCCTACATGTAACTACATGTAACTTATTTCATGAGTCTGAATGCAcgcaacataaaaaaatacaagaattgTCAAGTCCCAAATGTCCGTGCAAACACATGTTTGCACTATATGCAGATGCGGAAACAGAGGAGATAAGTTGGGAAAAAACAATACGCTGAAAGTTTCATGCTGTTCACCTATAACTGAGTCAATAAACAGATTAGTTGTAAGAtttcttccctcccccctccccaatTTATAAGCATTATCCTGTGTCTGAATAATAAGTCCGCATTTccaaaaatgatttaaaaacatatGTGCCTACAAGATGCTGGCTTTTCAGTTGACATAGATTACTTCTGTTGGCAGTGAAATAAACTGTTCACTAACTTCCTTATATTCAATTAATTATCCTAAACATGTCTTCCCCAAATTTGtatctttaaaatatacatttgtgtCACCAATACTGTACACATATTGGTGTAAACAATTTCataaagttaaaagaaagcacacaacaaacactcaaGCCTAAAAGCTGTGAAAATGTGGATGGTTAAATCAAGAATGCTGCCACGATTTTATAAGCATGGTTAACAAACTAGCTCCACCAGTCCACCACAGTGAACAGTGACCACAGCTCACTATCTGTCGTGGTTTAGTGAACATTATTAGTAAGTTTTTGATTCAGTGTAAAGACTAAGAACACTGAcaaattttatcttttagtAAATGATACAGCTGCCTCAATCAAATGAAGGTAAAAAGGATACTCTACACCAAGATGCtccatgaagaaaaagaaaacattgcctGTTAAATCTGAGTTTAATATTGTATACCTTATTTTTCTCAAACCctcctgtcatttttttctaacaaacaCATTACCTATACATCACATCTTAACAGGAAGATTTCAACCACTTTTGATTGCTTTCATAGGGCACATAATTTCTGTGATAGTTAGATACGTTAGTACATGAATCTTTGAATTTCTGAACCAACTACATCCATTGATGaagatttaaaagtttttgaaaacagCTTCAGTGAAATGctgctttcttttattatgcACATCtaataacattttgtgaaattatGGAATTTTTTCATGTTCGGTAGGATGTTTTCGCCTTCTCATATTTACGATGAGGCATTCTGATAATGGCCAAGTGGTGGAATGCTACTGCAGTCAATAAAAAgctttttatattcttcaatCACTGTCCCATATTTCATAATATAATACTCAAAAGGGGCTTTAACATGCTTTGTGCATGACAGACAAGGATATGGCactgtgttgaaaaaaaaagtaacatagGAATATATACATTAATGGGATGTTTACCAATGACCATATCTGCACACCTCACATTTTTGGCTTATTGTTGTTTCATgctaagccagcaactaaggctctGTCAAAGCAAAGCAGCTGGTCCTGTAAACAGGTCCTATGTACATAGAAAGAAAAGTGTTCTTGAAataagatctgaacccaagccAACTTAAATCAATCCTGATGTATTACTTCATGTCGATACTGTGAAAAATGATACTTGCCTGTCATTGTCAGCATCCAGTCATGATAAATGTGCCACATGCTAACTAAGCAAATCCAGACTTTCAtgcttttgttatttgtgtgacaagtcttaaaaactgttttccaaactctttaaaaaggaaaggcATACTAAATATCTCCTGAATTACAGTAGAAACCTGCTTTAAAATGATGAGAGTTACCAGCCACTTACTGAACCCAATGGTGGGAGTGTAATCATGGCTCATCTCTGCATGTTTCTAACAAAGCTATCAGGTTTTGCTTCAGTTTTTGTCTTTGCAAATATAAATGCAACATGTttcattcctttatttatttagatatgGCTCCACCATTTCAAAGACACTTGAGCTCAGCAAAGTTCCAGAATCATCAAATTTCATGCCTTTGAGATTGCTTTCCAAACCACCACTTGTCAGAAAACTGCTAAGTGGGAGAGATGGCAGGCTGTTGCCCACATCTGGAACTGTCTCATTGCTGATGAGTATCACTGAATTTACTGGATCAATATTGCGAACTCCACCTGACAAGGTGCCAAACTCTACACTTTCTTGCTTGAGGGCGGCAGCTACTGTGGAAGGCACAACAAAATTTCCTGCTGGATGTCTGTCAGGCAGTGGATTCAAGGCAACATCACCATGCATGAGCGGAGATACTTCTGGTTCACCGACCAGCCAGGGAGACAAAATGGACTTTCGTCTTGCCTTGGATGCCACTCCTGGGCTAGACTCATGCATACGAACATCCATTACTGACCTGGCTGTGTTAAGTGGTGCCAGTGTTCTCAGTGTACCAGACGACTGACTAACTGAAGTGCTCCACTCTGAATCTGGAACTGCCACTGCTTTAGGAGCAGAAAGCTCTGGTACACCAGGCAACCCCACCAAACTGCCAACACCCTCAATGTTCTTCTCCCCTTCCTCAACATATACAACAACATTCTCAACTGATCCACCAGTAGTGGTGCGAAGGTATACAAGTTCTCCAGTAATTGCATCAGTAGCCCAAATTATGTCATTCTGGAGCTGAGGCTGGTTTTCTTTTGAACCAGAaactgtttgaatgtgttctttAGTCAAAACTTGGCTGACAGTGACAGGAATGACACCTTTGGTACCTGGTACACTTCTTGTGTCTCGCTGATGCAGGTCATGCATTTGGTCAATATCTGCTTTgcccaacaacaaaaaatcaaaaaaatcttataaatgtaaataaaactacaacTAATTAAATCCAAAATTTTCTGTACTCATATTAATATCTCTAAAAACGTAACAAAGAAAATGGCATTAGAAGATCTCAGATTAAATTATTaggaaaataaattcatttgctttaattaaatgaaaaaacactCCATTAAACTCTAACATTTGTCCCATAAGCAGTATGTTTCTTCatagtcaaaaaagaaaataaatatcactgCTAGAAATTTCAACAAGCTACCTTTATGCTGCTAAATAATAGAGCAATTAATAAGTAATGAAAAGAGAATTGACCAATGAATGCATATAAACTTGAATGAATACATGAAGAATGTCTGCAACCACTCTACCTTGTGACTGCCTGCTCTGAAGCTTTTCTTTTACACGCAGTTTTATGTTGTCAGCACCATTAAGCCTTTGAATGTCATCATCTGCtggtacaagaaaaaaaaacattattatttaataaaatgaaacatttttaacaaaagaaatattattgcAAAAATGGTGATGGTTCTTCTGTGAGGATTCAACAGATTTTACATGCTGTTGCAAATTGCAGATAACTTCTTTAATAGATACCAAATTCCAGCTAATTTTAGAACTTTACTCAAACAAGAAGATGTATTGTATCAGTTGGTTTTATTACAATGTCAGGACATTATTACATACCATCAACAATATAGGGTCGTTTTCGTGGAGGTTTGCTCCATAGCATGTCAGAATCTCTCTGACTGACAGAAGGTTCTGAAATAAgtgaaaactgtttataaatatcTTACTGACAAATATATAATTGCTAAAAACAATTTATAgggtatttatatttattacttgTCAATTGAGCAACTGCTGCCACAACGCCTGctgttaaaacacttttaacatGGGGTATGTGAACAAAGTACCATTCCTTTTAATCACTAATGACCATAAAACTGAATGAACCACTGAAAAAGCTTCAACAGCTGTAACTGctctttgaaacaaaaatcactaatTTATGCTCAAATATCTGAATGCAAAAAGAAGTGGTATAAGTGTCAAGTTTCTCTTCTCAAAGGTTTTAAAATTTGagtacatttcattttttaaaaaaagattaaagagaaaaaggaaactaAATGTTTTGGAAGATAACTGAACAACTCCTTACATACCATACATGAATGAAAATGTGCAAGACTGCCCACTCTGAAGACATGAGAGCTTTAGCTCTGCATTGATAGGGGAAGTAGTTGATGGGTTCGGCTTAAATGGTGGTACATGGTAGGTTACCACACgctgcatgaaaaaaatgtacttacAGAATTATAATTCTGAATTGTGAAGCCTGTTCAATTCTGTGcatcaaagtaaacaaagatatGTCTTATAATTAATATGAATATGTTTGCAACAACATTACACTATAATAGTGACAGCATGCATAGTGATTAGTGACTTGTCAAGGACAGTCTGTGATAACTGTTTTTCCAAGAATCAAccagggaagggagggaagaTGGGTACTGCCTTTACAAAAATGCTGTGTCCCACTCAACCCAAAAATGCAGCATACATTATCTTGATCCATAGCTGCCAAAAAGTTAAAGGACAACatttacttttacctttttttttcacttttaaaaaaaaaatttggtattcattatttatatatgatCTATTCTCTCTTTGGTATTCATTACCTTATACATGATCTGTTCtctctttggttttgtttcctCAGACTCCCAGCCATGTTGATGAACTATCACTTTTACTGAACATTTGCCTGTAATTTAAGCAAAGGTAAAATTACTAACAAatctttcttaaaataaaatttgttcacCTGATATTTAAATGTATGGATATTAATTAGTTCCATTTTTTCCATTGTCTTTCAGTCCTGCTTCACATGGGTGGTAAATTAAGAGACTTGTTTTGTAGAACAGAATGAGAATAGTGGTTGATGCTAGTTTGGTTGCCTGCATATATGTGCCTTCGTCTGTATGTAAAAGGCAAATTTCAACAGTTTTCAATAACATAAAAAGgaacacaaaatgaaacatgGCACTTTAATACTCACCATCCATAATAGGAGGACCATCTTCAATTGTAAAAATATCTATTTCTCCCCCTTCTTGAGCATTCACAGATTTTACACtcagtttctttatttccagTTTAGTCTTTTCACCTGTCAAAACAGCCAAATaccaattttttaaataatagtaataaggAACAGTTTGTgcccctatgctccactgggggcgattaggaacaagaagaacaagaagaacaggGAACAGTAAAATGCATGTCAATAAATTTTGGGACTGAAATAcactatttaaaaagaaaaggaaacaattaCATTTGCAAAACAGAGTTTAAaagtaataacttttttttcaacagtaATTGCAACAAAAGACATGATACTTCTGCTAAAATCTAGGTTCAGTCAAGAGTTTAAAGCAAATCTATAAGCTtctacataataaataaaagagaaatagtGCCAAGCTATCAGCATGAAAGCCTATGAAAATGACCCACACTTACTGGCATTTTGAACAACATTGCTGACAACAAAAAGAGGGTCCATCTTTACACCTTCAAGAGTGGCAATGACACCAAAACAGACTTTTGTAGTGTCAAACTTTAAATTGCCTTCACACTGctttgtaaacttttctgaaaaaaaatgatcactGATCACAGATTTTGTGGcatgtgtaaaatgtaaatgtactccaatgtaaaataaaacctagaggggaaaaaattcaGCAGATATCAATCATTAACAAGCATTCTTGTGATTAACAGAAACATAATAAATGCCAAGAAGAAACCACATTTGTCAGTCTCAGTACATATTTCTTGATGCAGCCATATTAAGAAACAGCAGGTGTCCAAGGACTGTCTTTTAGCCACAATTCTCTTTGCCAAGGCCATGgatatattatatttaattgCCAAGACTGTTTCTGCAATCAAGATGGGTGCTATAGCTGTGAATAGTCTTCCGAGCTGTCTTTTCTGTGCGTTACAAAAATACATGAGATAATGTAATGTGCTTATTCTGTTCAGACTAATATCAACATACACTAAattggttattttgttttaagcaaATGTAAATTGTATCTTCCAAAAgtttcagtgatttttttttttaaccaatatACAGACTACATTTACTTACCTTTGAATGGACTTGGAAGTTGTAATGCTCTCTCtaacaatgtttttttcaggTTGTCAGATTCATTTTTCTTGGTACGAATTCGCTCAGTCCGCAAATATGGGATTCTGAAAAGAGACACACAATGCTATTCCCTGcacatattgtttcagtttctttgaaCTAAATTCATTAAGATTCTACCTTAGTTTtgaaaacataacattttttgataaaaaacaaatttaaaataagccTGGTACATCataaactttcttgttttccagCCACcaataaaacacttttctcGATCACTTTCACTTCAAGACTTTCACTAACACTATTGGCCTGGGTGCTAtagacgttttttttttaaatttccaacAGTTCCTGCCAGGCAGAAGTGTAATAAGCTGAATGCACTAGAGTAAATAGTGGCAACCTGAGTAAAGAGTAGAGTACTAGAATAAAATGCACCATAATTTTTTCCATCTGACATATAACTGAAAGGCTTCTAGTGTCAGCTGCAAATAAAACATAAGAATTAGAGTAAGCCTGTTAAATGTTCCCTCATTTTTCtatttgtgctatttttttcaaaagatctgTTTTGTATTATAGAACATTTAGctactttttattcttcttttgactGTATTAATAAAAACAGCTCCATATATTAATCTGCACATTGCTGTATTAACAAGGCAACAATAActgtaaaatttcaaacaaaatgaataaaagattattgcaattttcaattttaaaaaatcatgctcattcacacacaaacaccttatAATCTGAGTAGCCTTGCTGACAGGTATGGTTTTTCGATAGATACCATGATTACAATCCCGTCCAACCAATCCATTTGGATGAATGTTCTCTGGATTGTCTGCGTCAAAGCACAGAATCTGGATGGTAACATTCTTGCCGCTCAAGTTATGAAGCTGTTAAAGACAGAATGAAACAAatcatgcacacattcacacaagaGAAATCACTTGTCATGATTAAGCTAAAATGAAGTTCATATCGTGTTTAGTCACTGTAATATAACTTAAACACCCGGAGCAGATGCTAATTTGGCATCACTCTCTATGAATTGTAAATTTAACATAACTTGCcaaaaaacatcaaagataAATACATTTCAGTTTGTATATACAAGATAAACCCACAATTAAAGCAAATGTGACATAGAAGCAAATGTAATATCATTTAtccacacaccaaaaaaaaaaaaaagccataaagATGTGTACCATAAGTTTTGTAGGCAACATtgtgggttgggttttttttttttttttttgtctactaCAGAAATTAAGTTGGTCCTTCTTTAAGCTGAGCAAGAATAACATGAAAATGCTTAAAAGTTACAGGTCTCGATCAGCGTAAAACCACGCCATTGTAACATATATGGTCTACAAATGTTTCTGAACATACCGACAGTTGCAAAAAGTCTTTTTCCTGATATTTTTTGCCTGGTCTGTCCTCTCCACAGTATCGAAACTTCTGAAATCCAATGCATTTGATGATTTGGATGGATGGCTTGTGATTAGCATCATAGCTGGTCAATTCTGAAACATTAAATTACTATTCAGATTCCAGGTTTCAAGATTCAAAACAAGCAGAGATTTTAACTATACAATGTGACAAGTCAATGCATTACACTTGTATCTATCATTTCATGTTATATATTCAAGCAAACTGCTTTgtgaaaaggaaggaaataagCTTTTCTGCgagtattgtttgtgtgtgactcaCAGCCCTACGTACGGTACtgcgggattttttttattacaatattatatTGAAAGTTTTGGTTCCTCATCATgcacaaaatgtctgaaatgtaACCTTACATTGGTGAGATGAAAGGCTTAACGTTCTATCATCATTTTGTATATGTCTTAGTATAATCAAACTTAATGCGAGAATGTACTGAGTTCATCATATCTTCTTTCTAACAGTTTTGTTATATGAATGTAATTAATGTACGTGGAGATTCACAGGataaacattaataatgatGCTTGCTTTGGGGCAGAATTCAAACAATCggatggtttcttttttctctgctgGGCTTTCTACTGTTTCGTTCTGGGTTTTCACGTCTTCCTTCTTCCACTGCTAGGCGATCTTCGCAGCGTTCTCCGTAAAAGTCCTATGAGCTCATATTCTATATTTAGAATCTACGGGAATTTCCTAGTTACCGAAAATACGTTATTGACGAcgttataaaacaaatataggCAATAACGATTCTTTATGTGTTTCGCACAATCTAGTattgatgaataaaagaaaatacatgttACTAATTATCTTAAAAACTAAAACTGCCCAAACTGTTTCAGCTAAACGGGAAACTAAGAGACCGGACTTGGCATTTTCCCGAATGAGGTTCGGTGTATAGGGTAAAGACTGATCTGGTTTAACTTACTGCCATGTTTCGAAGCTATCGTCTTGCCTCTCGCTCTCATTTTTGGAGTTGCCATGTCTGAAACATCAAACAGTAAAAGATCCTGACGTTTGCTGCCTCTGACAGAGTGCTGCTAGCACAACACTGTCGCCATATTGCTCGCTAGTGGCCCAGTTTTGCAATCACAACACGCCACGATCCTCTCCGCGATAGGATACACCCATTTCCGGAGACGCTTACAAGGACATTTCGGGCTTAGAGATGTCTAGCTGCACTtcattttgataaatttattcGGAAAGGTGAACTGCGTTATAAAGATCACCAAAGAAAACTTATGTGAGATGAAAGCGCCGATGTTCGGAAGAAGGATGATAGGGAAAATCAGCTTCAACATTGAGCTGTAAATTCGTGCTAACGTGCGCATGGTTTTGGGTAGCCAGGGGTAGGAAGGGAATATCCGATAACCATGCAGTTCATGCTGGTCAGTAATTAAATACCACGAAGAAATCTCATACATCAAAAGAAGTACGGTAAACTATTGTTCTGAAGGAACAATATAGGTTAGCACACGGAATGAACAGGTTATTTTATACATTCTTGTTAAACTTGATACAACAGATAATACAACAGACTATCATTGAGACGGTTTACGGCCACCGAACCATAATTCCGTTTCCAACCCGATTACCCACTCACCAACCAACAGGCACTCTAGATCGAGCAAATTTCCGTTATGTTGATTTGATGTGGGCATCATCAGTGTATATCATGTGTCCAACTGCTGCAGTCACCAggatgcaatttttaaaattcttcttaaatgcttatttcaaaatgtctgtAATGCTAATGCATGTTTTCTAAATAACACCTAAAAGAGTCAATTTAATTGTTGCGTCAGGGACTCTCAGTACGTGGTGGTGGATGGGAAAGTGTGCAATAGGAGACTGCATGGAGTGGCTGGGTATAGGTCTTGGCGCTTTTGATTTACGTCCCTAGTAAATGCCATATTGCAAATAAAATgcgtaataaaaacaatatgttATTATGTCAACCCCACACAAAACCTGACGATGCATTCTCACAATcgatttaaacaaaaattaatctcCCCTAATTAGGTCGGCATGTACGGCACAGCCATAATTTGTTCATGGCTTGTTGGGAAATGTGTGTACAAAGTGGTAGAGGAGACGATCGAGTCCTGTTGCGTTGTAAttgatgttaattttattttatactcaCCTATACTCAGTGAGCGCTCGATCTGCAGTGTAAAGCTAACAGGTTAATT from Pomacea canaliculata isolate SZHN2017 linkage group LG8, ASM307304v1, whole genome shotgun sequence encodes the following:
- the LOC112570589 gene encoding uncharacterized protein LOC112570589 isoform X1, translated to MGFPLDDMATPKMRARGKTIASKHGKLTSYDANHKPSIQIIKCIGFQKFRYCGEDRPGKKYQEKDFLQLSLHNLSGKNVTIQILCFDADNPENIHPNGLVGRDCNHGIYRKTIPVSKATQIIRIPYLRTERIRTKKNESDNLKKTLLERALQLPSPFKEKFTKQCEGNLKFDTTKVCFGVIATLEGVKMDPLFVVSNVVQNASEKTKLEIKKLSVKSVNAQEGGEIDIFTIEDGPPIMDGKCSVKVIVHQHGWESEETKPKREQIMYKRVVTYHVPPFKPNPSTTSPINAELKLSCLQSGQSCTFSFMYEPSVSQRDSDMLWSKPPRKRPYIVDADDDIQRLNGADNIKLRVKEKLQSRQSQDIDQMHDLHQRDTRSVPGTKGVIPVTVSQVLTKEHIQTVSGSKENQPQLQNDIIWATDAITGELVYLRTTTGGSVENVVVYVEEGEKNIEGVGSLVGLPGVPELSAPKAVAVPDSEWSTSVSQSSGTLRTLAPLNTARSVMDVRMHESSPGVASKARRKSILSPWLVGEPEVSPLMHGDVALNPLPDRHPAGNFVVPSTVAAALKQESVEFGTLSGGVRNIDPVNSVILISNETVPDVGNSLPSLPLSSFLTSGGLESNLKGMKFDDSGTLLSSSVFEMVEPYLNK
- the LOC112570589 gene encoding uncharacterized protein LOC112570589 isoform X3 produces the protein MGFPLDELTSYDANHKPSIQIIKCIGFQKFRYCGEDRPGKKYQEKDFLQLSLHNLSGKNVTIQILCFDADNPENIHPNGLVGRDCNHGIYRKTIPVSKATQIIRIPYLRTERIRTKKNESDNLKKTLLERALQLPSPFKEKFTKQCEGNLKFDTTKVCFGVIATLEGVKMDPLFVVSNVVQNASEKTKLEIKKLSVKSVNAQEGGEIDIFTIEDGPPIMDGKCSVKVIVHQHGWESEETKPKREQIMYKRVVTYHVPPFKPNPSTTSPINAELKLSCLQSGQSCTFSFMYEPSVSQRDSDMLWSKPPRKRPYIVDADDDIQRLNGADNIKLRVKEKLQSRQSQDIDQMHDLHQRDTRSVPGTKGVIPVTVSQVLTKEHIQTVSGSKENQPQLQNDIIWATDAITGELVYLRTTTGGSVENVVVYVEEGEKNIEGVGSLVGLPGVPELSAPKAVAVPDSEWSTSVSQSSGTLRTLAPLNTARSVMDVRMHESSPGVASKARRKSILSPWLVGEPEVSPLMHGDVALNPLPDRHPAGNFVVPSTVAAALKQESVEFGTLSGGVRNIDPVNSVILISNETVPDVGNSLPSLPLSSFLTSGGLESNLKGMKFDDSGTLLSSSVFEMVEPYLNK
- the LOC112570589 gene encoding uncharacterized protein LOC112570589 isoform X2, which translates into the protein MGFPLDDMATPKMRARGKTIASKHGKLTSYDANHKPSIQIIKCIGFQKFRYCGEDRPGKKYQEKDFLQLSLHNLSGKNVTIQILCFDADNPENIHPNGLVGRDCNHGIYRKTIPVSKATQIIRIPYLRTERIRTKKNESDNLKKTLLERALQLPSPFKEKFTKQCEGNLKFDTTKVCFGVIATLEGVKMDPLFVVSNVVQNASEKTKLEIKKLSVKSVNAQEGGEIDIFTIEDGPPIMDGKCSVKVIVHQHGWESEETKPKREQIMYKRVVTYHVPPFKPNPSTTSPINAELKLSCLQSGQSCTFSFMYEPSVSQRDSDMLWSKPPRKRPYIVDDDDIQRLNGADNIKLRVKEKLQSRQSQDIDQMHDLHQRDTRSVPGTKGVIPVTVSQVLTKEHIQTVSGSKENQPQLQNDIIWATDAITGELVYLRTTTGGSVENVVVYVEEGEKNIEGVGSLVGLPGVPELSAPKAVAVPDSEWSTSVSQSSGTLRTLAPLNTARSVMDVRMHESSPGVASKARRKSILSPWLVGEPEVSPLMHGDVALNPLPDRHPAGNFVVPSTVAAALKQESVEFGTLSGGVRNIDPVNSVILISNETVPDVGNSLPSLPLSSFLTSGGLESNLKGMKFDDSGTLLSSSVFEMVEPYLNK